The proteins below are encoded in one region of Cyanobacteriota bacterium:
- a CDS encoding EscU/YscU/HrcU family type III secretion system export apparatus switch protein: protein MAGDEDNEDKQFEATQHKLKEQRKKGNVFKSKDLTQLCVMIVGFVMLFVFGNFVYKAIYELCIGLWTEIPNFDKVSGAYIATKAWTTLVYVIAPTLIALAFIAVSIEVLQLGGVMFTMEPLKFKLEKLDPIKGLKNMFNVKSLFELGKGLLKVIITAYLAWTVVSAHMPKILGNINAAHKLSSFYVVAGIFWEFFWKMSMMLFAVALIDFLFQRWKFMKDQRMSFKEMKDEYKETEGDPLIKSKRRQKQREIAQGGGGGGMARVPEADFVVKNPSHVALAVKYNDDMDEAPKVLAKGADLLADQIIKIAEAYGVPVIENIPLSRALFRLVRVNQEIPPDLYKAVAEVLLFVYKVRGSSFK from the coding sequence ATGGCCGGCGATGAAGACAACGAAGACAAGCAGTTTGAGGCGACTCAGCATAAGCTAAAAGAGCAACGCAAAAAAGGTAATGTCTTCAAGAGTAAAGATTTAACTCAACTATGCGTAATGATAGTTGGTTTTGTTATGCTCTTTGTTTTTGGTAATTTTGTTTACAAGGCTATCTATGAGCTTTGTATTGGTTTGTGGACTGAGATCCCCAATTTTGATAAAGTCAGTGGAGCTTATATTGCCACCAAGGCTTGGACTACCTTGGTTTATGTTATTGCACCTACATTAATAGCACTTGCCTTTATAGCTGTTTCTATTGAGGTGCTTCAACTTGGTGGAGTGATGTTTACCATGGAACCGCTTAAATTCAAACTTGAGAAGTTGGATCCTATCAAGGGTCTGAAAAATATGTTCAATGTCAAGTCATTGTTTGAACTTGGTAAGGGCTTATTGAAAGTGATAATCACGGCCTATCTAGCTTGGACAGTGGTTAGCGCGCATATGCCTAAGATACTTGGTAACATTAATGCCGCTCACAAACTATCGAGCTTCTATGTGGTTGCAGGGATTTTTTGGGAATTCTTTTGGAAAATGTCTATGATGCTTTTTGCTGTTGCCTTGATAGACTTTTTATTTCAACGTTGGAAATTTATGAAAGACCAACGTATGAGTTTTAAAGAAATGAAAGACGAGTACAAAGAAACAGAGGGTGATCCTCTAATTAAATCTAAACGTAGACAAAAACAAAGAGAGATCGCTCAAGGCGGTGGTGGTGGTGGAATGGCACGTGTACCAGAAGCTGATTTTGTGGTGAAAAATCCTTCACACGTTGCACTTGCTGTTAAATATAATGATGATATGGATGAAGCTCCCAAGGTATTAGCCAAAGGTGCTGACTTGCTTGCTGATCAAATTATCAAAATTGCAGAGGCTTATGGGGTCCCTGTCATTGAGAACATACCTTTGTCTCGTGCCCTGTTTCGCTTGGTGAGAGTGAATCAGGAGATACCGCCAGACCTTTACAAAGCAGTCGCTGAAGTATTGCTATTCGTTTACAAAGTACGTGGTAGTTCGTTTAAATAA
- a CDS encoding DnaJ domain-containing protein, whose translation MDFKDYYKTLGVNKDSDEKEVKAAFKKLAKQHHPDASTGSEEQFKKISEAYEVLKDKNKKGRYDYIYSNMKQTNPFDSKSQTFKQQKMYSNYNSFADFYKQKEQELREKQTTDKGRKQQERTRTTSSKNEENKSDFFEMFFGKQKEEAEKASGSQNRSKTESTPKPVKGEDFEMLIDLSLEDAYHGCMRKIEITISSKNIRRLEVSIPPGVRNGTRIKVAGEGKPGENGGTAGDLYLLVRLTEHEQFWLDEDDVHSELTIEPQEAVLGCTKKIPTLEHIVEVVIPAGTHNGRILRLRSKGLKNSQGEILGDHYVHIIIDIPSKLSAEEITSYKYLRELSDKR comes from the coding sequence TTTCAAAGATTATTATAAGACCCTTGGCGTAAATAAGGATTCCGATGAAAAGGAAGTTAAAGCGGCATTCAAAAAATTAGCTAAACAGCATCACCCCGATGCAAGTACAGGCTCAGAAGAACAATTTAAAAAAATTAGCGAAGCATATGAAGTGCTCAAAGACAAAAATAAAAAAGGTAGATATGACTATATTTACTCCAATATGAAACAAACTAATCCTTTTGATTCAAAGTCACAGACCTTCAAGCAACAGAAGATGTATTCCAACTATAATTCATTTGCAGATTTTTACAAACAAAAAGAACAAGAATTACGAGAAAAACAAACTACTGACAAAGGACGAAAACAGCAAGAGAGAACAAGAACAACCAGCTCCAAAAATGAAGAAAACAAAAGTGATTTCTTTGAAATGTTTTTTGGCAAACAGAAAGAAGAGGCAGAGAAAGCAAGTGGCTCTCAAAACCGTTCTAAGACAGAGTCAACACCAAAGCCAGTCAAAGGTGAAGACTTTGAAATGCTTATCGACTTGAGTCTTGAAGATGCTTACCACGGCTGCATGCGCAAAATCGAGATTACAATCTCTAGTAAAAACATCAGACGACTAGAAGTAAGTATCCCTCCTGGAGTGCGCAATGGCACAAGAATCAAAGTAGCTGGTGAAGGTAAACCTGGAGAAAATGGTGGCACAGCTGGTGATCTTTATTTATTAGTTAGGTTAACTGAACATGAGCAGTTTTGGCTTGATGAAGATGATGTTCATAGTGAGCTAACAATTGAACCTCAAGAAGCGGTACTTGGCTGTACTAAAAAAATTCCTACGCTTGAACACATTGTTGAAGTAGTAATTCCTGCTGGTACTCACAACGGTAGAATCTTACGTTTACGTAGCAAAGGTCTTAAAAACTCTCAAGGAGAGATCCTTGGTGATCATTACGTTCATATCATCATTGATATACCAAGTAAATTGAGTGCTGAGGAAATTACTTCATATAAATATCTGCGTGAGTTGTCTGACAAACGTTAA